Within Ferroacidibacillus organovorans, the genomic segment CTACCGGGCTTCCAGCATGCGTCCGTTCACCCGCATTGAGACTAGTTTTGGCGGCAAGTTCAAGTCGGATGACCTCTACGACCTGCGGGCGACGCTGCCCGCGTCCGAGGTAAAGGCGAAGGTATTCAGGGGCTTTAAGAAAGCCTGCCATACGCTGTATAAGTTTGACAGCGACACGGAGCGCAGGTTTGCAATCGTGCTGGAGAACGACGGAGCTGTCCTGAGATGGATGCGCCCCTCCGCCAAGCAGTTCAATATCTACTACGGCGTGGGAGGTGTAAGCCGCTATGAACCTGATTTCGTGGCGGAAACCGCAGATACCATCTACATGGTGGAAACGAAAGCCGCCAATGAGATAAACAGCGACACCGTTAAGGAGAAAGCCGTAGCAGCAATGGAGTATTGCCGGGCTGTTACGGAATGGAATACTGAAAATGGTGGTAAACCGTGGGAGTATGCGCTCCTGTCTCATGACGAAGTGCACTTGCAATCGAGCTTTATGTTTCTGATGAAAAACCGGATGAGGACCGGGCTGAAATTGGATCTATAGCGGAATCCGCCTGTAACGTTCTTGGATTGAACGTCTCAGGAAGGACATGCAGTGGGTAGTCGGGGATAGCCTGATGCCACGAGGATGATGATCACGTGTATGTGCGGGACAAGCAGACCGAGCAAAATCGCGGGCCAGCCGACCAAACCTATGATCCACAGGAGCAAACGCCTCTCTGCCAGCCGCTAAATTCGATCCTATGCAGGTTGTTCCTGTTTTATCCATCTGGCGATGACCAAAACATCTATCACCCAATCTATTTGCATAAACGGGCGCTGATCTACAAGAAGGAAATAAATGGGCTGTTGTATAAACATGCGTCGTCTTTTTGTTGTCCTTTTTCACCTCTGGGCAGAAGGGAGCAGTGCGCCATGAGGCGCTGTGTGTTGAAGCCACGGTTACGTGGTTGGCGATTACCTCATCTCGCCAAGGCTAGGATGGCATGCGCTGGGCTTGAGCAAGTCCAGGGTGTGAAGCCTATCTAACAATGTACCCGTGAGGGAGACCCAACCTCCCAAGATGCGGGGCTAGCCTCTACGACCTGCTATGGTCAGCGAAAGCAAAGTCATGTCCGAAGCGTGGTCAACTGCAACACCCGAAATGTTGGATGACACGGGTGGGTGGAATGAGCATGACACCCTTGGACTTGGTGTCATGACCCGGATTATCCGGTGGTCAGGGCAGTACAGAGGTGCAACTCCCTGAATCTTCCCCGCGTATAGTGGCGACCTAAGGCAGCGAGACAATACACAGTGAACATGGGAACCGCCGCATTCGTCCCAATTGGGATGGACAGCTCCGTTGATGTGGATGCGTCGGGACGGAGGAACCGTTAGTCCGAGATGGGTAACGCCCATCACATGGCGAAGGGTTCCAGTTCGAAGTCCTACGCGCCAGCAAAGTAGGGCTCCTCTATGAGGAGTGATCGCAGATTTATACCGTCGCTCAAGTCAATGCTTGAGACTCGAAGAGAAGTGCGTATGGCACACAGTCAAACTGTGTGTGGGGAAAAACACTTCGAATGGAGAGCCGGATGCGCCCAAAGGCGCAAGTCCGGTTCGGAGAAGAGCTCGGGCGTCAAACTGCTCCTTGCGGGGTGGGTCGGTCCGGGCTTATTCTACATAGTATACACACTCCCACGAGTGATAGAAATCCATAATTTGTCGCCACATTTATATCAACTTCGAAAGGAACGGGTTGTATGATGCCTATATCGACCCTGATCAACTTGGCGGCCGCAACTGGTGCGTGTTTTGCTGCGTATTATACTGCCGTTAATGCCAAGGTCACTCAAGAAGCCTTGAAGATAGCCCTGAAATCCAGGAACGACAATGTAAGACCAGTGCTTGATTTCAGAAGAGCCGAACATGCACATACCATTGGGAAGCATATCAACAGCGCTGGACAATTAACGTCTGCGTTTTATCAGTTTGAAGTAATGAATGTTGGGCAGGGTTCTGCTGTGTTAGGAGACAACCCGTTTCGGCAAGTCCCCATTCTCGAGGTGATTTCTCGGGAATTATCTCATGATCCGATTCGAGGAAAAATGACTGTCATTCCAGAGGATTTTCCACTTAAAAATACCTTGCGACCTGGAGAAGTGATGAACCTTTCCTTTGGCGCTGGTCAGTTTGGAAATCGGCCTATGGGGAACGTGTTTGAATTGCAGCCCATGTATTACACGGACGTATTGGGACGACAATATGAAACCAGGGTGAGTATCCGTGCAGATGCGGGAGACGTAATAGGGATCACAACGAACATAATCGAAGAACGGTCGAATTCCAATGAGAATTTAGAGCTTTAAATGTGATCGGAACACGACATCAATCTCCCTGGCTCAAAAATGGCTAGGTGTAATACTGTAGATATGTGGATTAATAGGATATTTATTTACTTACTGATCAAATTAGTTTTGTCGTTGAAGGGAAAGTGATGCAACGGTCGGATTCAATTTGCAGGAGGTGCATTTGTGAAGTGGCATAAATCATGGAGTACAAGACGCTGGTGGTGGCACTATTTAATCGGAATTGTCGTGATTGCTGTATGCATACTGGTTCAACATGTCACGCCTTTCGGGTATACATGATATGGCGGCGGTTTGTTAATCGCTATAGTCCTTATCATTGCTAATTGGCTTCTACGCAATAACAACGATTCTAAATGACAAAAACAGCGTTTTTCAGAAGTTTTCCTCCTTGAACTATTGGGGGCAAAAATTCATCACACTGGCGAACCGGGACGGTGTATGATTATACGGAGATCAGGATGCCCTGATCTTGCGGCGCATAAGGACTAGAAAGCCCGACAATATATTCCCGGTATGTCGAGTATGCCCGAGTCTACGTGGAAGATTTCGTGCAAAAGGGGAGTCAGTGTTTGTGACTGACAAGACGATGAATTTATTCCTTCGTATTTCCGAATATCGTGTGGTCGGTAACTATCTTCCGAAGGTACGTCGCTGTTTAGATTCATTGAACACACAGCAACTGTGGGAACATGAAACCCATGAAGCAAACTCGGTTGGTGGAATACTGCTTCACATCTGTGAACAGTTCGATCGTCACACTGCTAGGTACAATCAGGTGGGAACGGTTACAGCTGCTGGCATCGAAGATTATTTTCCGGATATGGGGCTTTCGCCGGAAGAACTCGTTGCAAAAATTGAAGAGACATTTACTGCTTGGCAAAGGGCTATTCATGAACTTCTCTCGGATGAGTCCAGAGTGGTAGACTTGTTCAGCATTTATCATCTCATTGAACACACGAGTTATCATTTGGGACAAATCGTGGATAGAGTACAGCGAAAGACAGGTGAATCGTTCCAATTTGTGCAAAAGGATCTCAATGAGCGAAGTTTGCGGGCTATCGTCGAGGATGAGACAGTAGAATAACGCAGGATGACCGGCGAAAGACAGTGGCAAGCCAACTTTGCATGAATATGCGATGCGGCGTGTCGCAGTTCCTAGGCTATTGGGCAGCATCATCCAATATTGACTAACTTCAAGATGGTGCTAGAAAAGGAAGGATAGTAACTATGGGGCACTTGGGGCTCTCGGGAATCATCGCAACTATTGTGCTAATTGCACTGGTGATTGTACTTGTAGTGTCAATTAGACATGGCTACAGAATGAAACCTTGATGTTGTGTTGCTTGTTAGTGGGCGCTCGAAATCGGAGTAGCATGTATGTATGTTTAATGACATGGTCTCACATGGGGAGATCAACCGGAGTCAATTTAATAGGCAGGCTTTTCTGATAAGTCATTGACCTTTGTTGACTAATGGGCTATAATGGAAACGCAAACTAGCCCGCAGGATTCTGTGCTTGCAGAATCCGGTTGGACTGAATTGCGTACGTAGTTGTAAGACCCTGGGAGAGGGCATTCGTAGCCGAAAAAACTTATGTGGTTTATTGTATTCTGCAATTGGCTCGAAAGTCCTTCTTCCCAAGGAAAAATTTTGGGGAGATGGTTTAATGGAAAATGAACATGAACACGGACACGGAAATGAACACAGAAATCATGGAGGGCAGCCGCAACATCCGCCTAAACCTCCGCAACCTGAGCATCATCCAGGAAAGCCGCCCAAGGGCGACGACAAGAAGTTTGCATGATGCCAACACTCACTTGGTACGAACGTTATCCGCATCTCTTTGACGAAGAGAGGGAGACCCTGCTACAGCAGGGTTTCTCTCTGGAGCAAGTTGCAATTCAGCAACACAAACTTGTCAAATTTACAGGCACCATACAGTTTGAGGGTGAAAGCTTCAATATTTTGATTGAATACCCAAAGGCTTTCCCTCATTTCCCGCCAAATGCCTATTGTCAGAATGTCCAATTTCAAAGACATCAAGATGTACAATCTAAACGGCTGTGTTTGTATGAAGAATGGAAAGATTTGGATTTTGAGGTTTTTGGACACAACATAGTCGAGAGAATTAAAGAATGGCTACATGGGTATAAGTATGGGTTCAGTCCAGACTCGGAGATAAACGGACCCGAGCCGAAACAATACCATCAACTCACATCTGGGTTTCGCGGAATCATATTAACACCGAGGGAACTGATAGACAACTGGAGTTTCAGCGAAGCTGTATTTTCCATGAGAATTGCAAGGCTCCGTGATATATGGCAGGGCATTTTAGTAGATATATCTGGTGCAGGAAATACCATTCAAGCCCAACCCATTCATCAAGAATTGTACAAGAACTATCCAGTTGTACATGGCATGTGTTTCGATGTGAATAGTACACCACCGTATTTCCACTCAGGAGTTGAGATCGTTCAATGGTTAGAGGCACATGGTCACGAGAATGTGTTACAAAAATGTATAAGTGCCAGTCACCACTTGCAAGACCAGAACTCGATGTTTGGTCCACTGCTCGGGATACGGTTCATAGATGAGGATGAGTTGCGAGGGCAGACGAGACGTCGCTTTATGATTGTCGCCATTGATTTTCAGAACCAATTTCAAAATCCGAATAGTATCCGAGTGACGCCCATGTGCATCTTTGAGTCAAAGGACATTTCTGAAGAAGTTGTTTTTCGACGTGTAGCCGAATTGCGACCGTTGCAAAATATGAGCGCAGTTATTGTTGGACTGGGTACCATTGGTTCATCAATTGCATTGGACCTTGCTAAAGCCGGGATCGGGAAAGTTGCATTGGTGGATCACGGTTCACTGGATGTTGGAAACGTTGTTCGGCACGTGGGAAATTTGCAACAACTCGGTCAACTTAAAATTGAAGCAGTGACTGCCCATATGAAATCCCACAATCCATACATTGAAATCCAAGAGATTCCCACATACGTGGGAGCATTCCAGGATGAAGAAGTACTGACAAATTGGATATCGAGTGCTGACATATTAATATGTGCAGTCGGTCATTCACCTACAGAAAGATATTTGGATCGAATAGCCCGTCAAAGTAACACTCCTACAGTTTATACATTTTCCAGTTCGGGGGCTTGGAGTGGGCGTGCATTTCGAGTGATACCTGGTACTACTGGATGTTATCACTGTCACCAGTATTTCATTGATGACGGCACTTTGCCCCCCCTGAGTGCTCCGCCGGAGGAATTGGTGATATTTGACAATGGATGCGCTATTCCAGCTTTTCCCGGGAGTGGACTGGATACAGGAATTGTTTCTAACCTAGCATCTCGGTTGGCCATTCAAACACTGCTTGTCGGGCACCCGAATGCGTACGAACCAACCCAAAATGACCATATTGTTTGGTACAGCCGAGGCAAAAATGGCAATCTGGAGATTGTTCAAAAGTCGGTGGGAAAACATGCACACTGCAAATGGTGTTAGCCACGTATTTATGTGCGAGAGTGCAGTTACTGCGATGCATTCTGAAATTAGGAAGTATCGGATCTGTGAAACCGGTGGTATGTTAATTGGCTATCGACGTGATGAACAAATGGTCATTACTCACATTACGGGTCCCGGACCCAATGCACGACATCGGTTATTTTCATTCACTCGTGATACTGAATTCTGCAATCAGGAATTGGAGCGCCTGTACTTTCAGTCAAGTGGCGTTTTGACTTATCTGGGAGAATGGCATACTCATCCTCTTGGGGAGCTCTATCCGAGTGCACAGGATTCCCGAGAGATGAGAGCTATAGCGACAACCCCAAGCTATCAGACCACGTGCCCAATTCTCCTTCTTGCAAAGATCGACAAGCGGAGCGACGGACCCGTTGCACAATGTTTTCGCTATGTGGTGAACAGAAAAATTTCTGTCCCAGAGATGTTCATATGCTCTGATGTTGATATTAATTGATTGACGCGTGATTAAGTCTGTGTTTTGCAGACCAAAAGTGCAGAGTTTCGCTGCGAAGAAATATACGTGTCGCTGCATTTTTACTCACACCGCTATGCTTGATATGGAGCCTCCATGAGCGTGATTTACGCTTGAAGGGCCGCTTGATACCATCAAGCTTGGCCAGTAGCAAGCCTATCACGCCCACCTCTCCACATAAAGCATAGCTAACTTATGCGCATAAAGGTGTATGGAGATGACTGCAAAACTCTGCACTTCTAGACTGCGACAAACAATCAAGTCCGGATCTGTTGTTACTGATAAGCTATCCAGTCCAAAGGTTGACGGCACAAGATGTCCTAGTTTAGACGACATACATTTCCAAATGCCGTATTCGCTTGATGATGGGTGATGATTATGATGGGCTACAATGTCCGACCTTAAGGCTTTTTAGCTCAAATATAACGTTGACGATCTATTTTGTCCGTTTCACGACACGATTTGGACATTGACGCCCGACTTGCCACGACATGTTATGGAAATTTCGTCCTTCCTTCCTATTGAAGCTCACACTATGTGCTGGTGGTTTTCTCGACCACATTGTCGTGTGAGGTGAATCAGTATCCAGTTGGGCGAATGGCGGTTGTACCAACAGCTTATGAGCTAGGGCTGAATCCACAAATGCGTGGATTCAGCCACCATAACCAGTATGGGTGCCCTTCATCGCCTGTCAAGGCTGGAAGGATTGCCTTGACAGGCTCACCTTAGCTGTCTGTACGAGTCCCTTAGAGCATGGAGATACCAGTCAAGGTCATATGAATACTTTGCAATCTTGACTGATTCACGGCTTTGGTCAACATAGCAACCAAATCCTGGACATCCTACGCCATCAACTTTTGGGCATTATAAGGTAGCTAAAACAGTGGGTCCGTCCAGAGAGTGGATGAAAATATGAAAAAAAGCATGAACAACGAGCCTTAATCCCCACAAATTGTTTGTGCGTGGTTCTTGTGCTCACATCAATACTTTTCGCCGCAAGGTGTATACTAACGGAAAAACCATCCAGAAAGGATGAAGTATCCGTTATGAGCACTGATAACCGTCAACATAAACACACCAACCGCCTCATCCACGAAAAGTCACCATACCTACTCCAACACGCGCACAACCCAGTCGACTGGTACCCATGGGGTCCAGAGGCGTTCCAAAAAGCCGCCCGCGAGTCGAAGGCCGTATTCCTCTCCATCGGCTATTCGTAGCCCTGCGGGGCTACGAATAGCACGATACGCTGAAAGTGGAGTAGTTTATCGACCTGTCACTGATGCCGAGTCCATATATTACTCCATTGGAGGAAGATGGAGGAACGGATAATTTCCACTCTCGGTTCCAGAGTAGCTGTCGACACTCTCTCTATTTACATCCTGGTAGGTAACTGGAAGGGAAGATATTGCTGTCTTATTATTGCTTAATCAAGGAAGTCAGTGCTAGTTACATCTTCAATAGAACTGGCCTCAAAATCCAACTTACCGTGTGTGTTCTTGCCGATTTGAATGACATAGTTCCCTTTGAATGTAACAGCGCTATCATCAACCGCCTCATACCGCACTTTGGCGAAATCGGTGCTTTTCATCTTAACGTTCACAATACCGCTTGGTGTCCGAACAGTTGCAGTTTGTCTTGCAATATTCAGAGATTCAATTAGCCCGGTAATAGTTGATTCGCTGGCAGTAAATTTTTCACCATACAAACTCCGAATGTAGTCTCTGTTGTCTATGTCAAATTGTACTTTTTCTAAATTGAAATCATCCTGAGTGTGCAACTCCACTTGCGTGACTCTCGAGGTATTGTTGACTCGGTTGGCAATAGTCGCAACTTCAGAGTATAAATTTATAATAAATTGAAGTTTCGCCTCCATAGCAGAATTTGCGGGTTCTTTTGGCTTAGTCCGGCTGTCGAACATTGTATGTATTTGCTTCTTTGAATAAACGGCTACTGCTGTTATCATTTCTGAAATACAGGCACCTATCGTTGTTGAATAGATTCCGGTTAAAATTGGGTGACTTGCTAAAAATGCGTCGAGAAGATAGGAGTCTGATTGTTTTTGTCGTGCACTGATTTGCAATGCCAATTTGCGACGTTCCACGCTAGATAATTGCTGTCGACCTTTATGGTAGCCACGTGTTTCGAGATAAGCTTTATGTACGAGTCTTTGAACAGATATAAGACTTTCTCCAAGGTCATATATTGGAACGGATTTCTCAGACAACTCTTCACCGATAAAGCGTATCTTCAATAGACTCTTCCGATTTTCTAACGCCAAGGGTTTTCATCCTCCCGTGAAGACTGGAATAATGCAACGAATATTGGATCGTTGCTAATTTGGTATCTGCAAAACTAGAAAACATCCTGTTCTGCCATCATAAAGTGACTTAGTACGGTTTCAACATTCAAATTCTCTTCGATAAACTCTTTCGCTGATCCAGCATGAAATTTAACCTGTTCTCGTTGCTTGGGTTTCAAGATACATAAGGCATTATCTCTGAAATTTGGATCTTTGTTTAAATCGATAATCAAAATAGCTCTCTCGACGTTGTTCTGAAGAGCTTGGCGAAGGAGGCTGTTTATATAGTCGTCACTGAAACTGTACCCAATCACAATTACGAGCTTGCATGCCAATAGGTAGTTTCGTAACTCGTAAACGTTGAATAGGTAGGGATCAATGGATTGCATTTTCGCTTCTGTTCCAAAAATAAGGTCCGGAGTGTCAACAGGGTGTGCTGCGAGTTGCAATATGTTATTGTGTTCTGAATCGCGTGTCCAGTCAATTGAACCGTGCAGTTTGTAGAGATAGATCCCTGCAGAGACCGCTTGATTAGAGAGGTCGAATCTATAACTATTCCACTCGCCATTATCGTCAAAGCCAAGTTCGAGATCGACTGCATTAGACTGTGAATGTTCGAGACACAAATCGTAGTTAAGTGAAAACATCCGTATCGGATAGCCAAGTTCTTGCTGAAAATCATAAAACCGTTTGTAATATTGAGCAGGTTGGTAATTGGGTAGCTTTACCCATTTCAGAAGTTGGCGTGTAATCAACTCCCGAAGTTCCTTGATTTTTTCAAAGTTTGTACCGGCAAGGTCAATCAGGCGGTTGTTCCAATTGGCGATGAAGGGATATACAATGTTTTTTTCCTTCTTTTCCAACTCGGACAGCACGATCATCAGCCGTTCAATTCCGACGACGCGATCAAATTCACCGAAAATACCATCGGAGTATATAACTGCACTCTTTATGTAGTAATAGAGTTGCCGATATTTTTGCCACTCTTCCGTGTGAATCAGCTTGGATTCGATTTCATGGACCATCTGGTTGACCGTCGGTATTCCGGCATCAACACTGCATCCTGCCCCTAGGAGGAAAATAACGTCATCTTTTTTAACGCTCATTCTCAACGCCCTCCTATAAAAACCACGGTAAAGCATAGTTGCTAAGATCAATGTCACCATTAGGGTTGAACTTATAAAACTCTGCAATGAACTTGGCAATAAGGTTTGGATAAAATATTGAAACTGGTACCAACTTTGCATTGAATCCTCGCCAGTTTGCACCGGATAGATTAATGATGTCTTGTAAATAGCGCATCATTTGGTCCTGTTGAACTTCGGTTGAATTCATGAATTGGATGTGAACCGGGTTGCCAACTCTGGTGCGCACAGAATTCTTGCCAGGTTGAAGACCTTCGAACCAGACGAGAAACTCGTCACGTGCAAGTTGAACATAAGTACTCTCAGTCGGGATTTTTGTATTGTTGTCTGCAAATCCGAAAAACTTGTTGTGCGTGTTGATTTTGACGAATTGAAATTGAATGTGTGCATATCGTCCCGAAACTTGTCTTACTCCTTGTTCAATGTAATTCATCTCGTCTCTTCGGATTTTGAAGGGCAGATGGATTACACATTTTTCAATCGAATTATCTACATTCTCTTCGATGGACTGTTGAATGTTTGTGCGGAGTTCTTCGATATAATTTGTCCTATTCTGGGAGTTCCCAAGAACATTGATTTTTCTATAGACCCCACTAGAATCTAGACAAACCGAGTAAGCAAAGTATTTAAGAATGTGGCCATCAGAATCTTTCTTGTGGGCAGACCCAATTCCAAAGATCAAGCATTTTTCATTGCTTGGCTTGACTTCCCATGGGATTCCACCCAGTTTGGAAAATATCTGAAGAGCTACGTTTCCAACAGACCACTGAAAGACGCGCGGATCCATGAGTTTTTCGATGCGGATGGTTTGCACAGGCAGACATTGAGACGTAAATAGATATTTTAAATAATGGTACGGAGAGAAGCCTGAAGATGGCATATCATCCTTCTGGTCTAGTAAAAAGACTCCGATAATCGCCCGTGTCGGAAATTCTCTTCGATATTCCTGGATATCAACCAATGTTTTGTCCAGACTTTCCTTTGATAAGTCCGTGAGAATAATAGGTTTGAAGTTGTCGGCGTGAAGCTCCACTCCGAATAACTCACTCATTCCAGCAAATCGGTCACGGTTCTTTTGGCCGGTAATGTACTTATAGAATTCGTTCGCAGCATCACGATGCTGTTGCCGAAAGATACATACCAACAAGGGATCTTCTTTAAGCGTCTTAAATGCGCCGTGCCTAGCGATGCCGGAAAATTGATGAATTGCTTCCTTTCCTGCCCCGACTACATAGGACTTCGCTCGTAAGGAATGGGATGTAAGTTTCAGCAAGTTCCCGTCGATATCCAATTCTTCAGCAAGATCGACGTTGAAGGGAAAGAGACGGGCTCCGAACCGATGGATGAACTGATTTATCTTGTCGAACTGATCGCTATAAAAGTTGACGTTGCTTTTCCCAAATTTATCAAGACTCAAACTCAACTGTTGCACTCTAATCGAATAAGGGGATCCCTGACGTACCCGAAATGCAAAATTAACTAGAAAACCAAATTCGGATTCCGCTTTCAAATAATAGGGTTGAACTTCAACCACCTCATGACCTTCGGCATGGCGGACGAGCACAAAGTCTATACTCTTCACAAACTCATTATGACTATTTTGTAAGTACTCGGACGAACTCAGTGAACCTGTGGTCTTTTCCAAAAATCGTTGCCAAATTGCCCACTGGGCCAGATAGGGATTGTCGCGGCCCTCACAAAGGAAATTCTCAAAGCCAACCTGTTCGGTTAAAGAAACCCAGTATTCCTTGTATTCTGTCGAGACTCGACTTATTGGTAGTTTCGCCCGGTAAAATGATGGTGGTTTCGACAGGCTGTCGTACTCCTGTCTATAAATATGGAATGAAAAATTATGAGGGCTTATGGAAAGAAAATTAAGTTGGATTGGAAGGTTGCTCAATGAACTTCACCTAGTCTCAGAACGTGCTATAGTTTTATCCAAAAGTAATATTCGACATACTTCAGCCAATTCCTCCAATCGGAGGAATTGGCAAGCGAACTGAAGCCATATTCAGTGGGGGACATGGTATAAACCTCTGCATTATCGAGACAGAGTTGTGGGAACCACGTTTGTGGTCCGACGGAGGAGAAGTTTAGAAATCCGTGTTTGTCCGCACTTGTTCGGGTTTCGGAGGAGCATGTAGGATATGGAGGGACGTGCGTATGCGTTGCTTTGCACGAATCGAACCCAACGTAATGGTGATGTTAGGCTCTAATGGTGGACACAGCGAATCGAGAATGTGAAAATAAGTAAATCGATTCGAGGTGTTTATGATGACAAAGCCAACTAGGCACAGCACGGAATTTAAATTGAATACGGTGAAAATGATTTTGGAGGAGGGGCGGGTCGCCTCTCAGGTTGCACGGGATTTGGGCATTTCCGACAAGACATTATACGGCTGGATAGCGCAGTATAAAAACGACCCGAAGCACCCGTTTGTTGGATCTGGTTATATGAAGCCAGATGCGCAAGCAACGCGGGATTTGGAGCGAGAAAATCGTGAGTTGAAAGAGGAACTAGAGATTTTAAAAAAGGCGCTGCGCATCTTCAGCAAGGACCGGAAGTAAGGTATCAATTCATCTATGATCACCGCTTCGACTATTCGGTTCAGAGGATGTGCAAAGTGCTTGAAGTCTATCGAAGCGGGTACTATGCATGGGTTAAACGCCCAATTAGCGAGCGCAAACAGCGTCGAATGAATCTCACCCGACGTATTCATCAAATCTTTCTGTCCTCTCGGCGTTTATACGGGAGTCCAAAGATTATGCGGGTGTTGCGAGACGAGGGCGTACGTGTTGGGCAGAAAACAGTGGCTCGTATCATGCGGGAGAATGGACTGAAGAGCCGCACAGTCCGCAAATATAAGGCAACAACCAATTCCAAACACAATCAGCCTGTGGATGACAACGTGCTAAATCAGACGTTTACGGCCGAGCGACCAAACCAGGTGTGGATGTCGGATATTACATATGTCTGGACCGCAGAAGGATGGCTCTACGTCGCGAGTATCATGGATTTATACACACGAAAAATTGTTGGATGGAAAGCCGACTCACGCATGACCAAGGAACTCGTGATTAGCGCATTAGACGACGCGTACAAGCGGGAAAAACCAGCTGATGGCGTGTTGCATCATTCGGATCGAGGCAGCCAGTATGCGTCCAATGAGTACCAAGCAAGGCTGAAAAAGTACAAGATAAAAGGCAGCATGAGTCGAAAGGGCAACTGTTACGACAACGCTTGCATTGAAGCATTTCACAGCGTCATTAAACGTGAGCTCATACATTTAGAGACGTACAAAACGCGCAAACGGGCGCATAGAGACATCTGGGAGTACATCGAGATTTGGTACAACCATTTGCGGATTCATTCGTCGATTGGATATAGAACTCCTGTTCAATTCCAATCGGTGTATTTCAAAAAAGTGAACAAGCAGGCTAGCTAGCATAAAACAACAATGTATCAGACTGTTTTGATATTATTTGTTCGGGGTGTCCACCATATTGACTTAATACCATGGATGTCTTCAGAACCAGATCAGTATCCAGTGGACACCCCCCGGCCGTATTCCTGACAAGTAGTCAGCTTTGATTCCGCGCTACCAATAACATTGTTTGTCATAGTAATTGGGAGAGGGAAGAAGGGATTTTTGATTATAATATCGAAAATATCATAGCGAACTGAGGGATGGGTCTAGACATATCGAGAATACATAAATTTAACGGTAAAATGAGGAGTACAATGAGCACCGACCGGTATAAGGTAACTACCCAGTACATGAAAAAGGAATTATTTCGCGCATTAATGCTGCAAGGATATGTTATTAGGAGAGACCGTGTTGACTTACCGACGCTAGACACAAAAGAAGATATACGGGAAGCTCATTTGATTCAACGCAGGTCACGTTTAAAGGTTGAGCAGTTGTTCTACAAGTCACGTGGAACTGATTTGATAGACGATTTCTTCGCTAATGGTCACGACGTTAATCCATCTTCTTTCGACCCTGAGATTATTCCGGTAGAATCAGGCAAATGGACAGGGGAACTGTTTCGAGTTGCCACCTTACTTTGGAGTATTCCGGTCAGTAGGGGATACGGTCGAAGAATGAGGTTTTTAGTCATGGATAAATTCAATGGTAAATTGGTAGGCATAATTGCATT encodes:
- a CDS encoding Piwi domain-containing protein, encoding MSNLPIQLNFLSISPHNFSFHIYRQEYDSLSKPPSFYRAKLPISRVSTEYKEYWVSLTEQVGFENFLCEGRDNPYLAQWAIWQRFLEKTTGSLSSSEYLQNSHNEFVKSIDFVLVRHAEGHEVVEVQPYYLKAESEFGFLVNFAFRVRQGSPYSIRVQQLSLSLDKFGKSNVNFYSDQFDKINQFIHRFGARLFPFNVDLAEELDIDGNLLKLTSHSLRAKSYVVGAGKEAIHQFSGIARHGAFKTLKEDPLLVCIFRQQHRDAANEFYKYITGQKNRDRFAGMSELFGVELHADNFKPIILTDLSKESLDKTLVDIQEYRREFPTRAIIGVFLLDQKDDMPSSGFSPYHYLKYLFTSQCLPVQTIRIEKLMDPRVFQWSVGNVALQIFSKLGGIPWEVKPSNEKCLIFGIGSAHKKDSDGHILKYFAYSVCLDSSGVYRKINVLGNSQNRTNYIEELRTNIQQSIEENVDNSIEKCVIHLPFKIRRDEMNYIEQGVRQVSGRYAHIQFQFVKINTHNKFFGFADNNTKIPTESTYVQLARDEFLVWFEGLQPGKNSVRTRVGNPVHIQFMNSTEVQQDQMMRYLQDIINLSGANWRGFNAKLVPVSIFYPNLIAKFIAEFYKFNPNGDIDLSNYALPWFL
- a CDS encoding IS3 family transposase (programmed frameshift), whose product is MTKPTRHSTEFKLNTVKMILEEGRVASQVARDLGISDKTLYGWIAQYKNDPKHPFVGSGYMKPDAQATRDLERENRELKEELEILKKAPAHLQQGPEVRYQFIYDHRFDYSVQRMCKVLEVYRSGYYAWVKRPISERKQRRMNLTRRIHQIFLSSRRLYGSPKIMRVLRDEGVRVGQKTVARIMRENGLKSRTVRKYKATTNSKHNQPVDDNVLNQTFTAERPNQVWMSDITYVWTAEGWLYVASIMDLYTRKIVGWKADSRMTKELVISALDDAYKREKPADGVLHHSDRGSQYASNEYQARLKKYKIKGSMSRKGNCYDNACIEAFHSVIKRELIHLETYKTRKRAHRDIWEYIEIWYNHLRIHSSIGYRTPVQFQSVYFKKVNKQAS